A portion of the Leifsonia sp. EB41 genome contains these proteins:
- a CDS encoding ATP-dependent DNA ligase, with protein sequence MGTLIYGTGAKIDIDDRLLAHLQLVITSKLRRNEQFLFEWEHDEAYSRGRTAIWINPSVPVHFQYVGSRRPALNRAWTEALMDAANSVGGLRVVPEPPAH encoded by the coding sequence TTGGGCACTCTGATTTACGGCACCGGCGCGAAGATCGACATCGACGACCGGCTGCTGGCCCACCTCCAGCTCGTCATCACGTCGAAGCTGCGCCGCAACGAGCAGTTCCTCTTCGAGTGGGAGCACGACGAGGCGTACTCGCGCGGCCGCACCGCGATCTGGATCAACCCGTCCGTCCCCGTCCACTTCCAGTACGTGGGCAGCCGCCGCCCGGCGCTCAACCGGGCGTGGACGGAAGCGCTGATGGACGCCGCCAACAGCGTCGGCGGTCTGCGCGTGGTCCCAGAGCCTCCGGCGCACTGA
- a CDS encoding LCP family protein, whose amino-acid sequence MAIHTVRIHPRGHTGRWLRILIALAMVVLVTIGAAFTAAALYAGSVASTFDSHVTRLPHALPTAVPTPTASTPPATPGAMNILLLGSDSRGAPTAVGPTAISDQRSDTMMLVHIDADRRDIYVMSIMRDLWVPIPGNGTAKINAALAWGGTPLTVETVEQLLGVRIDHVVILDFAGLKDITNAIGGVDVDSPLAFTTVKAPHYHFVQGINHLNGDQALAFARERYAFPTADYQRVADQQALLRGFATTLIQRSVLTNPGAMLAFATASGSAVSVDAQFDLPSMLSLAASLRLSGAGSIHTFTLPTAGTGTSADGQSIVLEDPAAIARVRTALATDTLGQVAGGN is encoded by the coding sequence ATGGCCATCCACACCGTACGCATCCACCCGCGCGGCCACACCGGGCGGTGGCTCCGCATCCTGATCGCGCTCGCGATGGTCGTCCTGGTGACGATCGGGGCAGCGTTCACCGCGGCGGCGCTCTACGCCGGCAGCGTCGCGAGCACCTTCGACTCCCATGTGACGCGCCTCCCCCACGCGCTCCCGACCGCCGTGCCGACGCCCACCGCCTCCACGCCGCCCGCGACGCCCGGCGCGATGAACATCCTGCTGCTCGGCTCCGACTCCCGCGGGGCACCCACCGCGGTCGGCCCCACCGCGATCTCCGATCAGCGCTCCGACACGATGATGCTCGTCCACATCGACGCCGACCGGCGCGACATCTACGTCATGTCGATCATGCGGGACCTGTGGGTGCCCATCCCCGGCAACGGCACCGCCAAGATCAACGCGGCCCTGGCCTGGGGCGGCACGCCGCTGACCGTGGAGACCGTGGAGCAGCTCCTCGGCGTGCGGATCGACCACGTCGTGATCCTCGACTTCGCCGGGCTGAAGGACATCACGAACGCCATCGGCGGCGTGGACGTCGACAGCCCGCTCGCCTTCACCACCGTGAAAGCGCCGCACTACCACTTCGTCCAGGGGATCAACCACCTCAACGGCGACCAGGCGCTCGCGTTCGCGCGGGAGCGGTACGCGTTCCCCACGGCCGACTACCAGCGGGTCGCAGACCAGCAGGCGCTCCTGCGCGGCTTCGCCACGACCCTCATCCAGCGCTCGGTGCTCACCAACCCCGGCGCCATGCTGGCGTTCGCCACGGCGTCAGGGTCGGCCGTCAGCGTGGACGCGCAGTTCGACCTCCCGAGCATGCTGTCGCTCGCGGCGAGCCTGCGCCTCTCCGGCGCCGGGAGCATCCACACCTTCACGCTCCCGACCGCCGGCACTGGGACCTCCGCGGACGGGCAGTCGATCGTGCTGGAGGACCCGGCCGCGATCGCCCGGGTGCGCACTGCGCTCGCCACGGACACCCTCGGGCAGGTCGCGGGCGGGAACTAG
- a CDS encoding MarR family winged helix-turn-helix transcriptional regulator yields MSGPDDGIHLETSLGYLLKEASSALRAAMEDVLRPLGMTVTHYSCLELLAQRPGLSNSELARGAFVTRQTMNVLLQSLERDGYVTRPAEAPVGKVLPARLTARGRRSLATASAAVRSVEVRMLAGMTPAEQSTAFASLQSMVRALRGGGSATI; encoded by the coding sequence ATGAGCGGCCCTGACGACGGAATCCACCTCGAGACCTCCCTCGGCTATTTGCTGAAGGAGGCCTCCAGCGCCCTCCGCGCGGCGATGGAGGACGTCCTCCGCCCGCTCGGGATGACGGTGACCCACTATTCCTGCCTTGAGCTCCTGGCCCAGCGCCCCGGCCTGTCCAATTCCGAGCTCGCCCGCGGCGCGTTCGTGACCCGGCAGACGATGAACGTGCTCCTCCAGTCACTGGAGCGCGACGGCTACGTCACCCGCCCAGCGGAAGCGCCGGTCGGCAAGGTCCTGCCCGCACGGCTCACGGCGCGCGGGCGCCGCAGCCTGGCGACGGCGAGCGCGGCGGTCCGTTCGGTGGAGGTCAGGATGCTCGCCGGGATGACGCCGGCCGAGCAGTCCACCGCCTTCGCGAGCCTGCAGAGCATGGTGCGGGCGCTGCGCGGCGGGGGCTCCGCAACGATCTGA
- a CDS encoding VOC family protein codes for MSAIGPDFISLQVRDLDASQAFYEQYLGLVRSPAGPPHAVVFATEPIAFALRDVVPGTDLDSVAQPGLGVALWLRATDVQAIHDALAADGRTIVSAPIDGPFGRTFTFADPDGYHVTLHDRA; via the coding sequence ATGTCCGCCATCGGCCCCGATTTCATCTCCCTCCAGGTGCGCGACCTCGACGCCTCCCAGGCGTTCTACGAGCAGTATCTCGGCCTGGTCCGCTCGCCCGCCGGGCCTCCGCACGCCGTCGTCTTCGCGACGGAGCCGATCGCGTTCGCGCTCCGCGACGTCGTTCCGGGCACCGACCTCGACTCCGTCGCGCAGCCCGGTCTCGGCGTCGCGCTCTGGCTGCGGGCGACGGACGTCCAGGCGATCCACGACGCGTTGGCCGCCGACGGGCGCACCATCGTGTCGGCGCCGATCGACGGGCCGTTCGGCCGGACTTTCACCTTCGCCGACCCCGACGGCTACCACGTCACCCTCCACGATCGGGCCTGA
- a CDS encoding MerR family transcriptional regulator, with protein MTSLSIQDVSRQSGLSEPTLRYYEEVGLLGPIARDGSSGHRRYSEGDLDTAQVLACLRAMGVGIEDMRSYQANRLRGHDAAGEQRDILLRHAVRVQEQIATLRTHLDYLRTKAALWDARARADVAGEAEAQLELETILPRLEETFR; from the coding sequence ATGACCAGTTTGAGCATCCAGGACGTGTCCCGGCAGAGCGGTCTCAGCGAGCCCACCCTGCGGTACTACGAGGAGGTCGGCCTCCTCGGCCCGATCGCCCGCGACGGCAGCAGCGGCCACCGGCGCTACAGCGAGGGCGACCTCGACACGGCGCAGGTGCTCGCCTGCCTGCGGGCGATGGGCGTCGGGATCGAGGACATGCGCAGCTATCAGGCGAACCGGCTGCGCGGACACGACGCCGCGGGCGAGCAGCGCGACATCCTGCTGCGGCACGCCGTGCGCGTCCAGGAGCAGATCGCGACGCTGCGCACCCACCTCGACTACCTGCGGACCAAGGCCGCGCTGTGGGACGCCCGCGCGCGGGCCGACGTCGCGGGCGAGGCCGAGGCGCAGCTCGAACTGGAGACCATCCTTCCCCGACTCGAGGAGACCTTCCGATGA
- a CDS encoding NAD-dependent epimerase/dehydratase family protein has product MNDTTPTTLVTGGNGYLATRLIADLLASGAAVRATVRSPDRADEVRAAVRRAGGDDAGLTFAAASLTDDDGWEAALAGIEDVYHVASPMIQTADPAEVVVPARDGSLRVLRAARSAGARRVVLTSSFAAVGYSPKPVRDYDESDWTDPETPGLPAYPLSKAVAERAAWDFIDRDGGEMELVVVNPTWIAGPTLTAAARSSLQLFVGMLDGAMPAVPRQRFGIADVRDVAAAHIAAMATASAAGKRYLVLADGPTMTFLDVANVLRAELGDRARLVPTAELPGDEPAPLVIHNDRAKAELGLRPRPAVETIVATAESLRELGMLANG; this is encoded by the coding sequence ATGAACGACACCACCCCCACCACTCTGGTCACCGGAGGCAACGGCTACCTCGCCACGCGGCTCATCGCCGACCTCCTCGCCTCCGGGGCCGCGGTGCGCGCGACGGTCCGGTCTCCCGACCGCGCCGACGAGGTGCGCGCGGCGGTGCGGCGCGCGGGCGGCGACGACGCGGGACTGACCTTCGCGGCCGCTTCGCTCACCGACGACGACGGCTGGGAGGCCGCCCTCGCCGGGATCGAGGACGTCTACCACGTCGCGTCGCCGATGATCCAGACGGCGGACCCTGCCGAGGTGGTCGTCCCGGCGCGGGACGGCTCCCTCCGCGTGCTGCGCGCCGCCCGCTCCGCGGGGGCCAGGCGGGTAGTCCTCACCTCGTCGTTCGCGGCGGTCGGTTACTCGCCGAAGCCGGTCCGCGACTACGACGAGTCCGACTGGACCGACCCCGAGACGCCCGGCCTCCCGGCCTACCCGCTGTCGAAGGCGGTGGCAGAGCGCGCGGCGTGGGACTTCATCGATCGGGACGGCGGTGAGATGGAGCTGGTCGTGGTCAACCCGACCTGGATCGCCGGCCCGACGCTGACCGCCGCGGCGCGATCCTCCCTCCAGCTCTTCGTGGGGATGCTCGACGGCGCGATGCCGGCGGTCCCGCGGCAGCGCTTCGGCATCGCCGACGTGCGCGACGTGGCGGCGGCCCACATCGCCGCTATGGCGACGGCCTCCGCCGCAGGCAAGCGCTACCTGGTGCTCGCGGACGGCCCGACGATGACGTTCCTCGACGTGGCGAACGTCCTGCGCGCCGAGCTCGGCGACCGCGCGCGCCTCGTGCCCACCGCAGAGCTGCCGGGCGACGAGCCCGCTCCGCTCGTCATCCACAACGACCGCGCGAAGGCCGAGCTCGGGCTGCGGCCGCGGCCGGCGGTGGAGACGATCGTCGCGACCGCGGAGAGCCTGCGGGAGCTGGGGATGCTGGCGAACGGGTGA
- a CDS encoding DUF4234 domain-containing protein, which produces MKRRSPAAVFWLPLITFGIYSIVWLARTRGDLNRVGESVPTTWLYIVPIVNFWWLWRFAVGTANVSGRGAGGAFALLLLLGPIGAAIVQSWLNKRDAVVVDAGAAPAVA; this is translated from the coding sequence GTGAAGCGTCGCAGCCCTGCAGCCGTGTTCTGGCTCCCCCTCATCACCTTCGGCATCTACTCGATCGTCTGGCTCGCCCGCACGCGCGGCGACCTCAACCGCGTCGGCGAGTCCGTGCCCACGACCTGGCTGTACATCGTGCCGATCGTCAACTTCTGGTGGCTGTGGCGCTTCGCGGTGGGGACCGCGAACGTCTCGGGCCGCGGCGCCGGCGGTGCGTTCGCCCTGCTCCTCCTGCTCGGGCCGATCGGGGCCGCGATCGTGCAGAGCTGGCTCAACAAGCGCGACGCCGTCGTCGTCGACGCCGGAGCGGCGCCGGCCGTCGCCTGA
- a CDS encoding LacI family DNA-binding transcriptional regulator translates to MTAPKNAGTRKPSMADVARHAGVSVMTVSNAINRPDIVSETTRERVRASMDALDYRNNLVARSLRLALPRQIGYLIGPHRFAADAYMDQFLHDLAATSERHGRNLTLISARSQEIETCEDLYYGQMAAGFIVPNISIGDPRLPALAERGIPFVAYGGDPQDETATWDWVDTDAEKGIILAVDHVTSLGHTELAYLGYPDDLITTRYRRLGYVGACTERGLESSLRPGRLVETGPEFTDTLVAARTLLASDDPPTAIVSATDQHALAVVLAARELGIPVGTGVAVTGFDDSPVAGESGFGITSIRQPKDRIAEILVDILVAERTGVRQELLEPELIVRSSTV, encoded by the coding sequence ATGACCGCTCCCAAGAATGCGGGCACGCGCAAGCCCAGCATGGCCGACGTCGCCCGGCACGCCGGCGTCTCCGTCATGACCGTCTCCAACGCCATCAACCGGCCGGACATCGTCAGCGAGACGACCAGGGAGCGCGTGCGCGCCTCGATGGACGCGCTCGACTACCGCAACAACCTCGTGGCCCGCAGCCTCCGGCTGGCCCTCCCCCGCCAGATCGGCTACCTGATCGGCCCGCACCGCTTCGCGGCCGACGCCTACATGGACCAGTTCCTCCACGACCTGGCGGCGACCTCCGAGCGCCACGGCCGCAACCTGACCCTCATCTCCGCGCGGTCGCAGGAGATCGAGACCTGCGAGGACCTCTACTACGGCCAGATGGCGGCGGGCTTCATCGTGCCCAACATCTCCATCGGCGACCCCCGGCTCCCCGCGCTCGCGGAACGGGGCATCCCGTTCGTCGCGTACGGCGGCGACCCGCAGGACGAGACAGCCACCTGGGACTGGGTCGACACCGACGCCGAGAAGGGCATCATCCTCGCCGTCGATCACGTGACGTCGCTCGGCCACACCGAACTGGCCTACCTCGGCTACCCGGACGACCTGATCACGACCCGCTACCGGCGGCTCGGCTACGTCGGCGCATGCACCGAGCGCGGGCTGGAGTCGTCGCTCAGGCCGGGCCGGCTGGTGGAGACCGGACCGGAGTTCACCGACACGCTGGTCGCGGCGCGCACCCTGCTGGCCTCCGACGACCCGCCGACCGCGATCGTGAGCGCGACGGACCAGCACGCGCTGGCCGTGGTCCTCGCCGCCCGCGAGCTCGGCATCCCGGTCGGCACGGGCGTGGCGGTCACCGGCTTCGACGACTCGCCGGTGGCCGGGGAGTCCGGCTTCGGCATCACCTCGATCCGCCAGCCCAAGGACCGCATCGCGGAGATCCTGGTCGACATCCTCGTCGCCGAACGGACGGGCGTGCGGCAGGAACTGCTGGAGCCGGAGCTGATCGTGCGGTCGAGCACGGTCTGA
- a CDS encoding extracellular solute-binding protein: protein MKTAHRAVVALAAAAIIPLGLVACSSGGGAASTAKSITLEDYYTDGSHDAQYAKCEASTGIKVNAVHVAGASLIQKVLQQVSSKTLPDVLMLDNPDVQQIAATGALAPLKDFGITGDGLTPAAVKAGTYKGQVYGAQPLANSIALFYNTDILTAAGVQPPKTWDELRSAAQKLTDASKGRYGFAMSNINTYEGTWQFLPFFWSNGGNEKNIATPQAAQALQFVLDLQNDGSLSKSSISWAQADVNNQFIAGKAAMMINGPWQIPALDKASGLHWASVPIPVREASQTSVAPLGGEQYTVPQTGKKDAQAAGAKFVQCLMSPAMQSFEAKTAQTVPTDLAEAKKFGAANPDVASFVGVVADARSRTAELGEGWPKAATKIYTAVQLALTGKASPADALKQAQSENQ, encoded by the coding sequence ATGAAGACAGCACATCGCGCCGTCGTGGCCCTCGCGGCCGCGGCCATCATCCCGCTCGGACTCGTCGCGTGCAGCAGCGGCGGGGGAGCGGCCTCCACCGCCAAGAGCATCACGCTCGAGGACTACTACACCGACGGATCGCACGACGCCCAGTACGCCAAGTGCGAGGCGAGCACCGGCATCAAGGTCAACGCGGTCCACGTCGCCGGCGCCTCGCTCATCCAGAAGGTCCTGCAGCAGGTCTCGTCCAAGACCCTCCCGGACGTCCTCATGCTCGACAACCCGGACGTGCAGCAGATCGCGGCCACCGGCGCGCTGGCGCCGCTCAAGGACTTCGGGATCACCGGCGACGGGCTCACCCCGGCCGCCGTCAAGGCGGGCACCTACAAGGGCCAGGTCTACGGCGCACAGCCGCTCGCCAACTCCATCGCCCTGTTCTACAACACCGACATCCTGACGGCGGCCGGCGTCCAGCCGCCCAAGACCTGGGACGAGCTGCGCAGCGCCGCCCAAAAGCTCACGGACGCGAGCAAGGGCCGCTACGGCTTCGCCATGAGCAACATCAACACATACGAGGGCACCTGGCAGTTCCTGCCCTTCTTCTGGTCCAACGGCGGCAACGAGAAGAACATCGCGACACCGCAGGCCGCCCAGGCCCTGCAGTTCGTCCTCGACCTGCAGAACGACGGATCGCTTTCGAAGAGCTCCATCTCGTGGGCGCAGGCGGACGTCAACAACCAGTTCATCGCGGGCAAGGCCGCCATGATGATCAACGGGCCGTGGCAGATCCCGGCGCTCGACAAGGCGAGCGGGCTGCACTGGGCCAGCGTCCCCATCCCGGTCCGCGAGGCGTCGCAGACTTCGGTCGCGCCCCTGGGCGGCGAGCAGTACACGGTGCCGCAGACCGGCAAGAAGGACGCCCAGGCCGCCGGAGCGAAGTTCGTCCAGTGCCTGATGAGCCCCGCCATGCAGTCCTTCGAGGCCAAGACCGCGCAGACCGTTCCGACCGACCTGGCGGAGGCCAAGAAGTTCGGCGCGGCCAACCCGGACGTCGCCTCCTTCGTCGGGGTCGTCGCGGACGCCCGGTCGCGCACCGCCGAGCTCGGCGAGGGCTGGCCCAAGGCGGCGACCAAGATCTACACCGCCGTGCAGCTCGCGCTGACAGGCAAGGCGTCCCCGGCGGACGCCCTCAAGCAGGCCCAGTCGGAGAACCAGTAA
- a CDS encoding carbohydrate ABC transporter permease, translating to MTTLNAETPAIAPPARDDRPLAGSPRRRRYRLARSISKWLFVLPAVLFVLVFFGYPIVKNVAMSFQDYTTSTFYTGVAPWVGLQNYVTTVTSSLFTSTMLNTALFTIGSIVLQFAIGLGLALFFKRNFPLGGFLRSLLLLPWLLPLIASSAVWKWILDQDSGALNQFLGVFGVHPIPWLVSPSLALIAVIGVNVWLGIPFNTTILYSGLQGVPEELYEAAALDGAVGWRAFRHITWPSIRPVVSVVIVLGVVYTLKVVDVILGLTGGGPANSTQTLATWAYQKSFVQFAFGEGAAISNILIVISLVFAVVYLYMSRKEVDE from the coding sequence ATGACGACACTCAACGCGGAGACACCCGCGATCGCACCACCCGCCAGGGACGACCGTCCCCTCGCCGGCAGCCCGCGCCGCCGCCGGTACCGGCTCGCCCGGTCGATCAGCAAGTGGCTGTTCGTCCTGCCGGCGGTCCTGTTCGTCCTGGTCTTCTTCGGCTACCCCATCGTCAAGAACGTGGCGATGTCGTTCCAGGACTACACGACCAGCACCTTCTACACGGGGGTGGCTCCGTGGGTCGGCCTCCAGAACTACGTCACGACGGTCACCAGCTCGCTGTTCACCTCGACGATGCTGAACACGGCGCTGTTCACGATCGGCTCGATCGTCCTCCAGTTCGCCATCGGCCTCGGGCTGGCGTTGTTCTTCAAGCGCAACTTCCCGCTCGGCGGCTTCCTGCGCTCGCTCCTGCTGCTGCCGTGGCTGCTCCCGCTGATCGCGTCGAGCGCGGTCTGGAAGTGGATCCTCGACCAGGACAGCGGTGCGCTCAACCAGTTCCTGGGCGTCTTCGGCGTCCACCCGATCCCGTGGCTGGTCAGCCCGTCGCTGGCGCTGATCGCTGTGATCGGCGTGAACGTCTGGCTCGGCATCCCGTTCAACACGACCATCCTCTACAGCGGCCTGCAGGGCGTGCCGGAGGAGCTGTACGAGGCGGCGGCGCTCGACGGCGCGGTCGGCTGGCGGGCGTTCCGGCACATCACCTGGCCGAGCATCCGTCCGGTGGTCAGCGTCGTGATCGTGCTCGGCGTCGTCTACACGCTCAAGGTCGTGGACGTGATCCTCGGCCTCACCGGAGGAGGCCCGGCCAACTCCACACAGACGCTCGCGACCTGGGCGTACCAGAAATCGTTCGTGCAGTTCGCGTTCGGGGAGGGCGCAGCGATCAGCAACATCCTGATCGTCATCTCCCTCGTCTTCGCGGTCGTCTATCTGTACATGTCACGCAAGGAGGTCGACGAATGA
- a CDS encoding carbohydrate ABC transporter permease — MTETRAIVLPKGQRLARPHVKRRWPMTVLGVVFLAVMIFPVYWMVNSSLQANAGAATTAWFPLQPTLDGYATALKQQGGNLVTSTIIALSTVVLTIVIATPAAYGLARFRMRGMTVFVFALLITQMIPVIVIANALYALFNDLGLLNSYAGLILADTAAQIPFAILLIRAFMGSLPPSLVEAALVDGANNFRAFISIVVPISKNAIVTAALFTFLGAWGDFLFALTLTSTPQVKPITLGIYDYISSNVQQWGPVMATAVLASIPAGVLLILAQRYIAAGALGGAIK; from the coding sequence ATGACCGAGACCAGAGCCATCGTGCTCCCGAAAGGGCAGCGCCTGGCGCGCCCGCACGTCAAGCGGCGCTGGCCGATGACCGTCCTCGGCGTCGTCTTCCTCGCGGTGATGATCTTCCCCGTCTACTGGATGGTCAACAGCAGCCTGCAGGCCAACGCCGGGGCGGCCACCACCGCGTGGTTCCCGCTCCAGCCGACGCTCGACGGCTACGCGACCGCCCTCAAGCAGCAGGGCGGCAACCTGGTCACGAGCACGATCATCGCCCTGAGCACCGTGGTGCTGACCATCGTCATCGCGACCCCCGCGGCGTACGGGCTCGCCCGGTTCCGGATGCGCGGCATGACGGTGTTCGTGTTCGCGCTCCTGATCACGCAGATGATCCCGGTCATCGTGATCGCGAACGCGCTCTACGCGCTGTTCAACGACCTCGGGCTGCTGAACTCGTACGCCGGGCTGATCCTGGCCGACACCGCGGCGCAGATCCCGTTCGCCATCCTGCTGATCCGGGCGTTCATGGGATCGCTGCCGCCCTCCCTGGTGGAGGCGGCGCTGGTCGACGGCGCGAACAACTTCCGCGCCTTCATCTCGATCGTGGTCCCGATCAGCAAGAACGCGATCGTCACGGCGGCGCTGTTCACCTTCCTCGGTGCGTGGGGCGACTTCCTCTTCGCCCTGACCCTGACGAGCACGCCGCAGGTCAAGCCGATCACGCTCGGAATCTACGACTACATCAGCTCGAACGTGCAGCAGTGGGGGCCGGTGATGGCGACCGCGGTGCTGGCCTCCATCCCCGCCGGCGTGCTGCTGATCCTCGCGCAACGGTACATCGCCGCCGGAGCCCTCGGCGGCGCGATCAAGTGA
- a CDS encoding ThuA domain-containing protein has protein sequence MSHRIGTAEDPIRVVVWGENRHEQLEPEVAEIYPSGMHTTIKEGIEEFAGERVSVTTVTLDDPEHGLTEELLERTDVLTWWGHAAHAEVSDEIVERVHRHVLSGMGLIVLHSGHWSKIFTKLMGTSCTLRWRSDNDRELVWTVDPTHPIAQGIPHPIEIPAQEMYGEQFDVPAPDELVFISTFSGGECFRSGMTFKRGNGRIFYFSPGDQDYPVYHHPDVRHVIANGVEWAASDRPARQEPVLLRYERGDFFTGHGYAGAMHNRDEVVL, from the coding sequence GTGTCTCATCGAATCGGAACCGCAGAAGACCCGATCCGCGTGGTCGTGTGGGGGGAGAACCGCCACGAGCAGCTCGAGCCGGAGGTCGCGGAGATCTACCCGTCCGGCATGCACACCACCATCAAGGAGGGCATCGAGGAGTTCGCGGGCGAGCGCGTGAGCGTGACGACCGTGACGCTCGACGATCCCGAGCACGGGCTGACGGAGGAGCTGCTGGAGCGGACCGACGTTCTGACCTGGTGGGGCCATGCCGCGCACGCCGAGGTGTCCGACGAGATCGTCGAACGCGTCCACCGGCACGTGCTCTCCGGGATGGGGCTGATCGTGCTGCACTCCGGGCACTGGTCGAAGATCTTCACCAAACTCATGGGGACCTCGTGCACGCTGCGGTGGCGCAGTGACAACGACCGGGAGCTGGTCTGGACGGTCGACCCCACGCACCCGATCGCGCAGGGCATCCCGCACCCGATCGAGATCCCGGCGCAGGAGATGTACGGCGAGCAGTTCGACGTGCCCGCACCGGACGAGCTGGTCTTCATCAGCACGTTCAGCGGCGGCGAGTGCTTCCGCAGCGGGATGACGTTCAAGCGCGGCAACGGCAGGATCTTCTACTTCAGTCCCGGCGACCAGGACTATCCGGTGTACCACCACCCCGATGTCCGGCATGTCATCGCGAACGGAGTGGAGTGGGCGGCCTCCGACCGGCCGGCGCGACAGGAGCCGGTGCTGCTGCGCTACGAGCGCGGCGACTTCTTCACCGGGCACGGCTACGCCGGCGCGATGCACAACCGCGACGAGGTCGTCCTGTGA
- a CDS encoding Gfo/Idh/MocA family protein, which produces MSGAADQQGALPVVLVGAGNMGRNWIRTFASSPDARVVGIVDLDLELAARVAREESLDVVIGSSVSEVAARSGAVAVVNVTVPAAHRPVNEEALFAGLPVLCEKPIAPTLVDALQQAALAEVAGGLLMVSQSRRFFTELTRLRAVADRLGRVGAITTEFYKAPHFGGFRDRMEQPLLVDMAIHQFDMARYLLRADPVTVSCSSWNPAWSWYDGDASATATFEFDDGARYTFTGSWCAPGRETSWNGSWRVSAEHGTAVWDGDGAPEADGIDELPDVPAGPEEIAGSLAEFVRCLRSGETPQSEIHRNIPSLAMVEAAVLSAETGERVDLPQLLERRYAEAVRTERRADVREQLEQWGSVAHLRGVEVVQ; this is translated from the coding sequence GTGAGCGGCGCCGCCGACCAGCAGGGGGCGCTGCCCGTCGTCCTCGTCGGCGCGGGCAACATGGGCCGCAACTGGATCCGCACCTTCGCGTCGTCGCCGGACGCCCGCGTGGTCGGGATCGTCGACCTCGACCTGGAGCTGGCCGCCCGGGTAGCGCGGGAGGAGTCGCTCGACGTCGTCATCGGCTCGTCGGTGTCCGAGGTCGCCGCCCGCAGCGGCGCGGTCGCGGTGGTGAATGTCACCGTGCCCGCTGCGCACCGGCCCGTCAACGAGGAGGCGCTCTTCGCCGGCCTCCCGGTGCTCTGCGAGAAGCCGATCGCGCCCACGCTGGTCGACGCCCTCCAGCAGGCGGCGCTCGCCGAGGTCGCGGGCGGTCTGCTCATGGTCAGCCAGTCGCGCCGGTTCTTCACCGAGCTGACCCGGCTGCGCGCCGTCGCCGACCGGCTGGGCCGCGTCGGGGCCATCACGACCGAGTTCTACAAGGCCCCGCACTTCGGCGGCTTCCGCGACCGGATGGAGCAGCCGCTCCTGGTGGACATGGCCATCCACCAGTTCGACATGGCCCGCTACCTGCTGCGCGCGGACCCGGTGACGGTGTCCTGCTCGTCCTGGAACCCGGCGTGGAGCTGGTACGACGGCGACGCCTCCGCCACCGCGACGTTCGAGTTCGACGACGGCGCACGCTACACCTTCACCGGGAGCTGGTGCGCGCCGGGACGCGAGACCTCCTGGAACGGCTCGTGGCGGGTCAGCGCCGAGCACGGCACCGCCGTGTGGGACGGGGACGGCGCCCCGGAGGCGGACGGGATCGACGAACTGCCCGACGTGCCCGCCGGTCCGGAGGAGATCGCCGGATCGCTCGCGGAGTTCGTGCGCTGCCTGCGCAGCGGCGAGACGCCGCAGAGCGAGATCCACCGGAACATCCCCAGCCTTGCGATGGTGGAGGCCGCCGTGCTGAGCGCCGAGACCGGAGAGCGCGTCGACCTCCCGCAGCTCCTGGAGCGGCGCTACGCGGAGGCGGTGCGGACGGAGCGCCGCGCCGACGTGCGGGAGCAGCTCGAGCAGTGGGGGAGCGTCGCGCACCTGCGCGGGGTGGAGGTCGTGCAGTGA